The Campylobacter curvus genome includes the window GCGATTATCGTGGTGTAGGCGTGTCCGATGTGCGGAACATCGTTTACATAATAAATCGGCGTGGTGATATAAACTTTTTCTTTCATATTTTTCCTTTTTAAATTTAAAAATCAAAGCCGCCCGAGCTGCCCTTGGACATCGAGTTGTAGCAGGTATCTACGTAGTCTTTTCGTATCTGACAGTCAAAAAATTTCTCACAGCTAAAGCAGCTTTTGAGCTCTTTTTGTTTTTGGCAATCCTGTAAAATTTTAGCCTTTTCCTCGAAGGCCAGCTCGAATTTATCCTTTTGCCCGCTCTCTTGCATCAGTCTTTTCCGTAAAATTTATGAAGCAGGGCGATCTCGCCAGCGGAGCCAAAGAAACAAGGCGAGGTCTGATGAGTCTTTGTGATATTTACGTCAAATAGTGTATCGCTCTTGCCGTCACTCGTTGCACCGCCCGCGTTTTCGTAGATGAATGCAAACGGCAGCACCTCAAAGAGCAGGCGCAGCTTGCCGTTTGGGTGATCGCTCGTGGCAGGATAGCTAAAAAGCCCGCCACCTTTTAGTAAAATTTGGTGCAAGTCGCTGACCATCGCTCCTGAGTAGCGTAGGCGGTATCCTTCGTCAAACAGCTCGTTTATGAAGGCTCTATGCGTTTGATCCCAGCCTTTTTGCGTCGCACCTGTGGCGTTTAGTTTGCCTTTTTGGGCTAGCTCGAGCTCTTTTACGAATTTAAAATTCCCGTCTTTGCCAAGGCGGTAAAATTTTGGCTTCGCGCCCTTTTTATCGTTTATGACTAGCTCCAAGCGAGGACCGTATATGCTGTAAGCTGCAGCTATTAAATTTTGGGGCTTTAGCTCGTTCTCGTAGATGCCAAATATCGAGCCCACGGCGAAATTTACATCTACAAGGCTCGAGCCGTCCAGCGGATCGTATGCGATTATGAATTTCCCGTTTGCATTTATAGGCAAAATTTCGTCCTTTTCCTCGCTGACTAGCGCTTTTACGCAGCTAAGAGCCTTAAATTTGGCTGTGATTATCTCGTCGCTTTGCACATCGAGCTTCAGCTGGGTGTCGCCCGTGGCATTTTCGTGCGTCGTATAGCCAAGATCGGCGTATTTTATGACCTCGCTTATCTCTTTTGCTACGCTTTTTATCATCTCGAAAATTTCATTTAAATCTTGCATCATACAGCCTTTGCATTTTCTAGTATCCACGCGCAAATCGCGTCTATGTCGTCTAAATTTATATTTTTTATCTCGTAGGGCACACTGGGCTTATAGGTGGCTATCGCGTCTGAAAAGCTTAGATATTTTTCGTCTATCTCGTCTTTAAATACGCTAAGACGCGGCAACGGCAGTGTCTTTAGCCCCTCGACCAAAAGTATGTCAAACTCTCCTAGCATCCTTATGACCTCGTCTATTTGTGAGGGTTGCTGTGAAAAATACGTCGTCCTAGTCGGGCTCATCACGACGACCTCCGCCCCGGTCTGAGAAAATTTAAAGCTATCCTTGCCCTCTACGTCAAATCTCGCCTTGTCGCCCGGGTCGTGCTTTACGACAGCGGTTTTTAGTCCTTGGTCTATGAAATGTTTGGCTACTTTTAAAATGAGCGTGGTTTTTCCGCTGTTTGACGGGCCTGAAAACGCTATGGCGAGTCTTTTCATGAGAACCTTTTTTGATAAAATTTTTGGGGATTATAGCCAAAGTTGGCTTTAAAATTTATGAGTGAAAATGATTTAGTTTTAAAAATAAAATGCTAAAATAGGGCGAAATTTTAAAATTCAAGGTGGCTGCGGTGAGAAAAATTTTGCTTGTTTTAGTATTCATTTTTGGGGTATTAGGATGCTCTGATAAAAAGATCATCGTTCATGAACCGTTAAAAAACGAGCTTCTAGCATACACTAGCAAGGCCGAGATCATCAATGATACCAACCGCACGTTGATCATCGCCACATATCTAAATCCGATCTATCAAAGTAAAATTTCTATCAAAGGCGAGGAGAAATTCCTAGTAGCCATCAGCCCCAAAGAAAACGAGATAGACGCCTCAAGCGTAAAGGTAAATAACGAAAGCAACGCTACTTCGCTAAGGTTGCTTGATAAAAACGACGAGCTTTTGAGCCTTGCCGGCTTTAACATGCCTTGGGCGGCTTATTATGAGATATCAGCCCCGAGCAAAAGCAGCGACAAGCTAAATCTCACTTTCGAAATTTATCCGTCGCAGAAGGTGAGCTTAGAATTTCAAAAAGTTGCGAAATCTTTATATTGGAACCCATGAGCGCACTATAAACTACGTAGTTTGCAAGCACCTTTTTGCCGTAGTTTCGCGTCTCGGTGACGGGTACTAGCTCCATAGATAAAAACGGCTCGTAAATTCCCTCTTTAAACATATCATCGCGCGTGATGAGCTTTTTGGTAAAGCCGATACCACCGTTATATGCGTATGCGATAAATAGTGGATGAAAGAGGAATTTCTCCAGATAATCAAGATGATAATTTGCAAATTTAAAAGCTACATCTTGTTTAAACATATCGTCTTGGTCGAAATTTTCGATCTTTAGCTCTTTTTTGCCGATCGTATTTGCTAAAAACGGCATGAACTGCATCATCCCAAGCGCGTAAGAGGTGGAAATGAGGCTTGGGATAAAAAGGCTCTCTTGCCTGCCAAGCGCGTAGATCATCGATTTTCGCGTGACGTTCGTATCCTCTAGCTCGGAAGACTCCGGCATCAAAAAGTAATGCTTGTCCCAGCCGGCAGCCCTTTGCATGAAATAAGCATACGCCCCCACACTCTCTTTAGTGTAAAAACGTTTTGCATATTCGCTTGCCTGTTGGGCGTTCATCTGCTTTGCGAGTGCGGCGGTCTTTACCCATAAAAATGGATCCGTCACGTCAAAATTTTCCGGTTTTTCTTTGCTCGGGTGAGGCACTATGACCTCAAAAGGCTCGGCGTTTGTAAAATCTCTGGCATAAAGCGAGTAGATATTCACGTCGCTACTTTGTGCGAGTTCGTTTAGATAAATTTCATCTTTGCTGATGAGATACAGCCAAAATGTGGCGTTGTCTCTTTGCCACTCGCGCTCGAAGCTCGCTTTTGCTTTTGCAAAAAATTTAAGCGCAGCGGTATCGTTTTTAAGGGTGATGGCATTTATGCCGAGCATGAAAGCGTCGTTTTTTTCAGTGATGTTTTCATCTATTTTTAGTAAATTTTGTCTGAACGCATCGTATTTTTTATTTATCACGACATCGTTTAAAAGCGTGCTAAAGCCCTTTTCCTGATAAAATTTATCCATAAAGCTAGCGTCAAATTCCGTCCCGAAAAATTTCATCGTTTGAGAGATGCTACTGGCGTTAAAAAGCGCCATGAAATTTTTCGTATCACCGTTTTGTGCAAATTTAACCGCCGGATTTTCATCGTTTAAAATAAGCAGCGTTTGCGCCTTTTGCGGGTAAAAATCAGCTAGCTTAGCGGCTAACTGCGTGCGTGTTTTGATATCCAGCTTTAGAGCGAAGCTGATCGTCGTAAGCGCGTTTTGGCAGGTGATGTTGGCATCTAGGATGTTTTTAGGATTCACCCCCGGGTAGAGGCTGGGCTTTGGTGCGGGCGGCAAAATTTTATCGATCGATTTTTGCACCGGGCCAGCTCGCCTATAAACGTCCTTTGCGAGCTCTTTTATCTGCTCTTTCGTGTATGAGCCCTCGTTGATGAGGCGGTTTATATAATAATCCTTTGCGAGGCTCTTTGGCTCGTCTTTTAGCTCCTCGTAGCTTAAAATTTTAGCCAAGCCGAGCACGATAAACAGCGATAAAACGCTAAATAGACGAAGCAAGCGCAAATAAAAGCTTTATCAAAAATCTGTCTAAAAACTCAAGCGCTAAAAGCACGATGAGCGGAGCCAGGTCGATGCCGCCAAAAACGGTCGGTATGAAGCGTCTGATAAAGGCATAAACAGGCTCCGTCAGACGCCAAAGGAGCTGCACTACTTGGTTGTAAGGATCCGGTCTCACCCAGCTTAAAAGAGCTGAGATGATGATGATCCAGATGTAGATATTTATGACTATATGCAAGATGTCCGCAATGGCCGATATGAACGTAGAAAGTATCATTTCTTCTCCTAAATTTAAGCGATTATGCGCGCTAGATCGCTCTTGATGAGCGGATAAAGCTCGCTAAGCTCGGGCCCGTGTAGATCGCCTGTGAGTAGGGCTCGAAGCGGCATGAAGAAATTTTTGCCCTTTAGGCCGGTAGCCGTCATCAAGGCCTTTTTAAAATCATCAAAATTTTCAAATTCACCTAAATTTTTAGCTGCATTTTTGATCGTTTCAAATTCGCTTTTGTATTCCTCGGGAGCGACTTTGGGAGCGAAAATTTTATTCACCTTTTCTTTGATCTCGGGCACTAGTGAGCTTTCTTGGGTGTAAAATCTAACTAAATTCGCCAAATTCTTATCCACGTCAAAAACTTCAGCGATGCGATCGTCGCTTGCCAGATTTATGTGCTCGCGGTTGATCTGCTCTAGCTTTTTGACGTCAAATTTGGCTGGAGAGCGCGAAATTTTAGTGATGTCAAACCATTTTACCGCATCGTCTATCGTAAAAATTTCGCTTGGAGTTTTGTTGCCAAGCAGTATTAGATAGTTTGCGATGGCTTCGGGCAAAAAGCCTTGTTCAAAGAGCCATTTCACGCTCGATTCGTTCTCGCGCTTGCTCATTTTTTTGCCCTCGATATTTAGCAAAATCGGCAGGTGTGCGTAGTTCATCTTGCCCGTGTAGCCAAGGCCTTCGCGGATGAGGTCTTGCTTTGGCGTGTTGCTGACGTGATCCTCGCCTCGTATTACGAATGTGACGCCCTCTAGCATGTCATCGACCGCGCAGGCGAAATTGTATGTAGGCGTCTTGTCCGTTCGCATGATGACGAAGCTATCGACTGCGTCAGGCTCGAAGCTCAGCTCGCCTTTTATCGCGTCGGTAAAGCTCATAGTGCGTTCTGGCTTTTTCATACGTATGACAAAAGGCTTCTCGCAGGCTAAAACTTCTGCATCGCTTAGCCTCTCGCAAGTGCCGTCATATCGATATGCTACGCCTTCTTCTTTGGCTTTTTGCTTTTTAGCCTCGAGCTCCTCCTCGGTGCAAAAGCACGCAAAGGCCTTTTTATCGATCAAAAGCTTGGAGGCGAGCTGGCGGTGAAATTTTAAATTTTCGCTTTGGATGTAAATTTGCTGTGGCTTGATGCCGAATTTGCTCAAAATTTCAAGTATATCTTTCTCTTTTCCCTGGATATTTCGCTCTTTGTCGGTGTCCTCTATGCGTAAGATAAAGCCGCTTTTATCTTGGAGCGAACAGATGTAGTTAAATATCGCGGCGCGTAAATTCCCGATATGCATATCTCCCGTCGGAGATGGAGCAAAACGATACATTTTTGTTTTCCTTACATTGATTTAAGGGCTTGATTATAGCACTGCGTTCATAAATTTAAAGTTACGTAATTTTAAATTTTTATGAGCGGTAAAGCATTTTTTTAATAAAATCGTCTAGTTTTTGTAACTTAACACAAGGAGAGCTAATGAGTTTTATCAGCGAATTTAAAGAATTTGCAATGAAAGGCAACGTGCTTGATATGGCCGTGGGCGTCGTCATAGGAACGGCATTTGGAAAGATCGTCTCGTCACTCGTGGGCGACATCATAATGCCGATCGTGGGCGTGATAACCGGAGGCGTAAATTTCACCGATCTTAAGATCACGCTAAAAGACGCCGCCCAGGGTGTGCCCGCAGTCACGATAAACTACGGAAATTTCATACAAACCGCGGTCGATTTTTTGATCATTGCATTTTGTATATTCTGCGTCATCAAAGCTATAAATTCTCTAAAAAGAAAGCCTGCAGAGCCTGAAGTCGCGCAACCTGCCGCACCTGCGGAAGATATCGTGCTTTTAACACAGATCAGAGACTTGCTTAAGAAATGATTTAAAATTTCAAAGGGCTTTGGCCTTTTGAAATTTATAGATTAAATTTTGAGGTTAAGATGAAAGTATTAAGACAAATACCCTTTTTTAAATGCCTGGACGAAGACGAGATGAAGCAACTCGAAGACATAACTATCGCAAAAAAGTATAAAAAAGGCGAGTTTTTGTTTATGGAGGGCGAGGAGCCAAAATGGCTCATTTTTTTGCTCTCGGGCTCGGTCAAGCTCTATAAGACCGCGGCAAACGGTAAGGAAATTTTCCTCCATCAGCTAGCCCCCATGAATTTTGTCGCCGAGGTCGTAAATTTTGAAAACATCGTTTATCCGGCGAGCGCCGTTTTTACGATATCCGGTGAGGTGCTAAAGATAAATTATGAGAAATTTGCTACCGAATTTTTGAGTAATCCTAAAATTTGTATGAATCTCATAAAATCGATGTCGGAAAAGCTACGTATCACGAGCAATCTCCTGCATCAAGAGCTTGTTTTGAATTCCGAAGCCAAGGTTGCTAAATTTATCCTTATGCATGAAGATTTGTTTAATAGCTTAAAGCATACCAAGATCGCATCTATCCTAAATATAACCCCGGAAACATTCTCGAGAATTTTAAATAAATTTAAAACAGCAAATCTCATCAAGCTTGATGAGAAAAACCAAATAATCGATAAAAACGTCGATGAGCTGACTCAAATTTTTTCGTATTGAAAGTTAATATCAAATAAATATTAATTGATTTAAATCAAGATTTATTAATATAGTTTTGGATATTATGCGATTTATTTTTCAAGTTTTATATTAAAGTTTTAAATTATAGGAGGAAATTTTGGCAAACGTTAAAAAGAAATTTTTTGTTTGGTCGTCCGTCCTTATAGGTATCGTTATCGGACTTATAGCCTCTATGGGCGTGGCCGATGCTTTACACGCGACAGGAAGCGGCTTTATATGTACCGTATGCCATACGATGGACCCTATGAATGCAGCCTATCACGAAGATATACACGGCGGCAAAAACAAGCTTGGCATAAAAGCCGAATGCTCAGCCTGTCACCTTGACCACAGAAGTGCCTATACCTATGTCCTCACAAAACTTAAAGTATCTATAAACGACGGATATAAAACATTTTTTACAAATACTGACAAGATCGATTGGCGTAAAAAGCGCGAACATGCTTCGCACTTCGTATACGATAGCGGCTGCTTGACCTGTCACTCGAATTTAAAAAATGTCATTCAAGCGGGCAAATCATTTTTGCCTCACCGCGATTATTTCGTTTTCGGAAATCCTGATAAAAAGTCATGCGTTGATTGCCACAATCATGTCGGTCATAAAGATCTAGGTCTTTATATCGATAAATTTGAAGCAATGAAAAATCAAGAAAACAATAAAACCAAATAAGGAGGAGAGATGTTTAAAAAAGTTGCTATTTTATTAGCCTGTTTAGTATCTTTTGGCTTTGCTACGGGTACTGATGGCAATAAGACAGAAGCGATCAACCTTAATGTTATCAAAAACATTAAAGTCGCTCACAAAATGTCTGATTTGTCAAAAAGCTGTGTCGAGTGCCACTCGGAAAAAACGCCCGGTATCGTTGCCGATTGGAAAAATAGCCGTCACGCGCACGTAGGTGTAAGCTGTATGGACTGCCACTCTGTAGCTGCCGATAGCCCGATGGCTTCAGTAAAGGTGCACCCAAAAGACTCAAACAACCACGTTTCTATGCTTGTTAGCCCTAAAACCTGTGCTAAATGCCATGAAAACGAAGTCGATCAATTCACAAAGAGTGGTCACGCAAGAGGTGGTATGCAAATGTATGCTAACCCTGCAATAGTGAAACTAATGTATCACTATGAGGGCGCAGATCATCCTGACTTTAAAATGGCTCCTGACGCGACAGGTTGTACTCAGTGCCACGGAACCGTCATCAAACTAGACGCTGATCACAAACCTACAAAAGAGACTTGGCCAAACTACGGTATAGCCAATGTTTATCCTGACGGTGGTATAGGCAGTTGTAAATCTTGCCATAGCGGGCATACATTTAGTATAGCTGAGGCTAGAAAACCTGCAGCTTGCGCATCTTGCCACCTTGGACCAGATCACCCGGATATCGAGATCTATAACAACTCAATGCACGGACATATCTTCAACTCAGAGGGTAACACATGGAAATATGACAGCGCTCCTGATACTTGGGATGTGCCTGACTTTAGAGCTCCTACTTGCGCTACATGCCATATGAGCGGTGTCGGAGAGACTACAACGACTCACAACGTTTCACAACGTCTAAAATGGAATTTGTGGGGTCTAAGAAGCGAGCTAAGGACAAAAGGCTACGAGCAAGCGGCGTATGATTATTGGAAAACAGGCAAGCTAAACACAGGAACACCTCTAGCCGGTAATCCTCAAGGCCCTGAGGCTGCACGTGCCGAGATGAAACTAGTATGCAAAACTTGCCATACGACAACGCATACGGATAATTTCTTTGCTATGGGTGATAAGCAAGTTCAGCTTTATAATGTATATTACGATGAAGCCAAGAAAATGCTTGATGATCTAAAAGCTAAGAATTTATTGCTTGAAGATGCTTGGGAGGACGAATTCCAAGATGTGTTCTATCACTTATGGCACCACGAGGGTCGCCGTATGAGACAAGGCGCATTGATGGGCGGACCTGACTACTCACACTGGCACGGAGTATTTGAGGTCAAAAATGACATCAGAAAACTTCGCAAGATATATAAAGAAAGAATCGAGAGCGGCAAAGCTCATTAATCTTTCAACCAAGAGGCGGGGCTTCCCGTCTCTTTTTATCTCCTAACATCCATTTAATAAAATTTAATATAATCAGCCAAAATTTAAAGGAAAAATTTGGGCCTTTTAAGAATAATAATCGGTGCTTTTATATTCTCCGTTTTGACAAATTTCTATTCTTATAAACGTTTCATAAAAAAGGTCATGTTTTTACAGCCTTATTTGCGTTATATACGTTATTTTTTATATTTCATCTCCGTAGCCGAGTTTATTTTCGTCATGCAGATCAGATTTAGCTTCTTGAGTGTAGAGCTTTATCTCATCACAGGCACATTGATCGGTTTTTCGCTATTTTTATTTGCAGTAAGTGTGGGCTATGATGTTTTAAGAAGTATTTTCAGGCGTACTAAATTTAGCTCCAGTCGCCGTAAATTTATAAAATTTTGTTTCGATGCCACCTTTTTTATATTGCTTTTTGCATATTTTTTCAAGGGCATGTTCAACGCCCTTACTCCGCCCAAACTACGCCAGGTAGATATAAAAATAAAAAATTTGAGCGCTCCTTTAAAGATCGCCATGATAAGCGATATCCACTTGGGCGATTTTTTGCAGAAGGAATTTTTAGCTACTCTTGTCTATCAGATAAATGAAACAAAGCCCGACATGGTCGTCATCGTAGGAGATATGATAGATTTTAGCGCAGACAAGATAGGGGATTTTTTAGATCCGCTTAAGGATCTACGTTCAAAATACGGTACATTTTACGTGCCCGGCAATCACGAATACTATCACGGGATAGAAGGAATATTAGCCAAGATAGATCAAACTGGCGTCAAAATTTTAGGCAACGAAAATGTCAAAGTAGGTGGCGTAAATTTAGTCGGGGTTTATGATCTAGCTGGCGTTAGGTTTAAGCACTTAGAGCCTGACCTGGACAAGGCACTTGAGGGCATAGACGAAAATTCGCCTACGATCTTACTCGCGCATCAGCCGAAATTTACTAAATTTATGACGCGAGATGTCGATCTGCTTCTTTGCGGGCATACGCATGCGGGGCAAATTTTCCCGTTTCAGCTACTTGTTATGCTGGATCAAGGATATTTACACGGACTTTATAAACATAATGATAAAATGCAAATTTATGTTAGCAGTGGCGCCGGATTTTGGGGACCGCCAGTGAGGATCTTTGCGCCAAGCGAGGTTGCGATACTAAACTTAAAGGGAGGATGATGCGATGAGTGACAACACCTTTTCACGAATTTTCGGGATTATAAGTAGGTTTGAGTTTATAAGGCCGGTGCAAGAACGCATAAATTCACAATATGTGAAATTTTTTAAAATCGACATGAGCGAATTTAAAAACGTTAGCGAATACAAGAGTCTAAACGAGCTTTTCACACGCTCGCTTTTAAAGCCACGTGAGTTTGACACGGCTGATGAAATTTTCATCAGCCCTTGCGACGGCACTTGCCTTAGCGTGGGTAGTAGCGAGCGAAACAAGGCCTTTAGTATAAAGGGTATGAGCTACGATATAAAGGAGCTTTTAGGCTCAGCCATGAGCGAGGCGACCGATCCACAGTATGATTTTGCAAACATCTATCTAAGCCCCAAAGACTATCACCACTACCATGCGCCTTGCGACCTGCAGATAAAGCGGGCTGTCTATATCCCGGGCAGGCTTTATAGCGTCGCCGTCAAGTGGCTGAAAAAAGTAGAAAGCCTATACACTAAAAACGAACGCGTGGCGCTTGAGTGCGAGATGAGTGGCGGTAGGCGACTTTGGCTCGTTTTTGTGGGTGCGCTAAATGTTGGCAAGATGAAATTCGTGTTTGACAAGCGTATACAAACGAATGCTATGGCCGATTTCGCGCAAATTTACGAGTATGAGAATTTGAAATTTAAAAAGGGTGATAGGCTTGGAAATTTCGAGCTTGGCTCGACTATCGTCATCATCAGTGAGCATGGCAGCATAGAATATAACCTTTTTGAAGGCAAAGAGCTTAAATTTGCCGAGAGTATAGGGCTTATAAAATTTTAGCTCTATTTTAGAAAAGTTTTAAGCCCTTAAACGAAAGCTTCACAAATCTTATATGTTCCAGGAGCGAGTAGCCGAACATATAGCACGATTTTTCTGCTTCGCATCGCTCGTAGCGAAGTGAAAAATCGGCGTTGGTAAACTAGCTCGTAAAATCTAGTTACCCTAGACTATTTAAAATTTTAGAATTTAGCAGAGTCGATTTTTATAAGGCCATTGAAGTAGCTATAAGGCTAGCTTCAACGGCCTCTTTAGTTAGTGTTTCGTGCAGCAAACAGCCTCTGGGTCGGGCTCTTTGGTCACGCGATTTCTTATATCCCGTCTGACGATCTCCATTCCCCAAAGCCAAACGATATGACCGAAAAATTCTGAACAATTCTCGTCAAAAGGTATCTCGCTAAGAGGTGGCACCTCTTTCATAAGCGGCATGGCAATAACATGTGCTAAAACATATACCGCGATGCCAAAAACGGCACCTTGCCACATCTTGATGCGCGGCCAAGCCTCAGCGATGACGCAGTACATCACACCAAAAACCACCGAGAAAAGCACGTGCACGATAAAGATCGAAAGTGGCTGTGTCACGCCCGAAAATACGTAAGTCCAGTCTGTCGCGGCTCCGATCTGCTCTAGGAAAATTTTAGGCGGAGTGACGCGCTCCATCGCATCTACTGGGAAAAATACATTTGGATTGCGCGGTGGAAACGGCACTTCCCATCCCCATTTTACGATGGCTCCAAATACCCCGGCTAAAATCCCTATCAAGAACATGAGACCGTATCTACGTTTTGCAGGATCAGTAAAACACATTTTTCTCCTTAGTATTGAAAATAATTGTTATTATATAATTATAATATTAAGGGGCTATTAATTGGTGAGCTTATGCGCATTTTTACTGTAAAATTTTTCATTTATTTGCTTACGAGTGATGGAAAACGAAAACGGCATTTGGATAATAACCACAAAGTACGATTTTACCTTACTTTACTCATAGTTTTCGAGGTATTTTGGCCTTCTCTTAAAACGAGCAGACCGTGCTTTGCATTTTGCTTTTAAAGACGAGATTTTGTTTATTTTGGGTTGATTTGCAACTTCACAAGGAACTAGTCGCAAACACCAGTAAGGCAAATGTATCCGTTTATACTATTTGCCTACGCTGTCAGAAAAGAGCTTTGAATTTAGACATTAAACCTAAAATGCATCACATCGCCGTCTGCTACGATGTAGTCCTTGCCTTCCAGTCGCATTTTACCGGCTTCCTTTGCCGCCGTTTCGCCTCCGCACGCTATATAGTCCTCGTAGCTGATGACCTCCGCACGGATGAAGCCACGCTCAAAGTCGTTGTGGATGACGCTTGCAGCTTTTGGGGCTTTCCAGCCCTTCGTGATCGTCCATGCGCGCACCTCGACCACTCCGGCGGTGAAATAGCTTATCAAATTTAGCTTGCCAAACGCCGTGCGGATGATCTTTTCCAGTCCGCTTTCGTTCGTGCCAAGCGAGCTTAAAAACTCGTGCGCTTCGGCATCGTCAAGCCCGATTAACTCTTCTTCTATTTTCGCGCAAAGCTTGATGACCTCGTGTCCCGAGTGAGCGGCAAATTCTCGCAGAGCTTCGACAAATTTATTATCCTGTGCGATGCCGTCTTCATCAACGTTTGCGCCATAAATCACCTCTTTTGCGCTCAGCAAGCGAAGCTCTTTGTTTAAATTTATATAAATTTCATTTT containing:
- a CDS encoding phosphatidylserine decarboxylase produces the protein MSDNTFSRIFGIISRFEFIRPVQERINSQYVKFFKIDMSEFKNVSEYKSLNELFTRSLLKPREFDTADEIFISPCDGTCLSVGSSERNKAFSIKGMSYDIKELLGSAMSEATDPQYDFANIYLSPKDYHHYHAPCDLQIKRAVYIPGRLYSVAVKWLKKVESLYTKNERVALECEMSGGRRLWLVFVGALNVGKMKFVFDKRIQTNAMADFAQIYEYENLKFKKGDRLGNFELGSTIVIISEHGSIEYNLFEGKELKFAESIGLIKF
- a CDS encoding YagU family protein, with product MCFTDPAKRRYGLMFLIGILAGVFGAIVKWGWEVPFPPRNPNVFFPVDAMERVTPPKIFLEQIGAATDWTYVFSGVTQPLSIFIVHVLFSVVFGVMYCVIAEAWPRIKMWQGAVFGIAVYVLAHVIAMPLMKEVPPLSEIPFDENCSEFFGHIVWLWGMEIVRRDIRNRVTKEPDPEAVCCTKH